Proteins from one Prosthecobacter sp. genomic window:
- a CDS encoding Gfo/Idh/MocA family oxidoreductase, giving the protein MTSRRSFITQSALAFTALSATRVLGANDKIRIASIGLGGQGMGNASRMAKVPGVEIAYLCDPDTAALDRAKKVYPQAKTTQDLRKVMEDKDIDAVVVSTGNHWHVLASIWALQAGKDVYVEKPISHNIWEGRKLVEAARKYNRIVQGGTQQRSDPLQDEIKGFLDAGTIGKIKYVRCNHYSMRSTIGKQAEPLAPPSTLNYDLWLGPAKDEPIFRKKFHYDWHWDWNTGNGEMGNWGPHILDDLRNVVFRDKVTLPKRVIAGGGRFAWDDAGETPNTHFAYMDTGDIPVIVDFHNLPRQKDIKAPDVYLRRRTGAFLIIECEGGYYTGSRGGGTAYDAEGNKLHTFKGDGGKTHAANFIAAIRSRKQAELKAEIEAIHYSSAWCHLGNLSYRLGQQYNREQAEAVVKDFQPWNDVIADFHEHLGRNELDAAKLDIKMGPLLELDAAKETFIGETATPEALALLTREYRAGYEVPQAV; this is encoded by the coding sequence ATGACCTCACGTCGCTCCTTCATCACGCAATCCGCTCTCGCTTTTACTGCTTTGTCCGCCACCCGCGTGCTGGGGGCGAATGACAAGATTCGCATCGCTTCCATCGGTCTGGGTGGTCAGGGGATGGGGAATGCGAGCCGCATGGCGAAGGTGCCGGGCGTGGAGATTGCTTACCTGTGCGATCCTGACACGGCGGCTTTGGATCGGGCGAAGAAGGTGTATCCGCAGGCGAAGACGACGCAGGACTTGCGCAAGGTGATGGAGGACAAGGACATCGACGCCGTGGTCGTCTCCACCGGCAACCACTGGCATGTGCTGGCATCCATTTGGGCGCTGCAAGCGGGCAAGGATGTGTATGTGGAGAAGCCAATCTCCCACAACATCTGGGAAGGCCGCAAGCTGGTGGAAGCGGCGCGGAAGTACAACCGCATCGTGCAAGGCGGCACGCAGCAGCGCAGTGATCCGCTGCAGGACGAGATCAAGGGCTTCCTGGACGCGGGCACGATCGGCAAGATCAAGTATGTGCGCTGCAACCATTACAGCATGCGTTCCACCATCGGCAAGCAGGCCGAACCACTGGCACCGCCGTCCACGTTGAACTACGACCTGTGGCTCGGCCCGGCGAAGGATGAACCGATCTTCCGCAAAAAGTTCCACTACGACTGGCACTGGGACTGGAACACCGGCAACGGCGAGATGGGCAACTGGGGACCGCACATTCTCGACGACCTGCGCAACGTCGTCTTCCGCGACAAGGTCACGCTGCCGAAGCGTGTGATCGCCGGTGGCGGACGTTTTGCCTGGGACGACGCGGGCGAGACGCCGAACACGCACTTCGCCTACATGGACACGGGCGACATTCCGGTGATCGTTGATTTCCACAACCTGCCACGGCAGAAAGACATCAAGGCTCCAGATGTGTATCTGCGTCGTCGCACCGGAGCCTTCCTCATCATTGAGTGCGAGGGCGGCTACTACACCGGCAGTCGTGGCGGTGGCACGGCTTATGACGCCGAAGGAAATAAGCTCCACACCTTCAAAGGCGACGGCGGCAAAACGCACGCGGCCAATTTCATCGCCGCCATCCGCAGCCGCAAACAGGCGGAGCTGAAGGCCGAGATCGAAGCCATTCATTACTCCAGCGCGTGGTGTCATCTGGGCAATCTGTCCTATCGTCTCGGTCAGCAATACAATCGCGAGCAGGCCGAGGCCGTCGTGAAGGATTTCCAGCCTTGGAACGACGTGATCGCCGATTTCCACGAGCATCTGGGCCGCAACGAGCTCGACGCCGCGAAGCTCGACATTAAAATGGGGCCGCTGCTGGAGCTGGATGCCGCAAAGGAAACCTTCATCGGCGAAACGGCGACTCCTGAGGCCCTGGCGTTGCTCACGCGTGAGTATCGCGCGGGCTATGAGGTGCCGCAGGCGGTTTGA
- the mtnA gene encoding S-methyl-5-thioribose-1-phosphate isomerase: protein MHIHGQPHRSIEADHATRAARILDQTFLPHHVEWRDLQTMENAAEAIQVMRVRGAPLIGATASFGMFFALRDDASDAALQRAYDVLHATRPTAVNLRWALDRVKRVVSPLPVEKRADAAWSEALAICDEDVRTNHAIGRHALELFRAIQSKKADPTTPLNVMTHCNAGWLAAVDWGMALAPVYQAHDAGMNIHVWVSETRPRGQGASLTAWELREHGVPHTLIVDNNAGHLLQRGLVDLVIVGADRVTAQGDVANKIGTYLKALAAKAHNVPFYVALPASTIDWTIIDGIRDIPIEQRSAHEVTHMSGLNAEGMRQEILITPAGTQARNDGFDVTPASLVTALVTEHGVFGANVESLRRLQSKL from the coding sequence ATGCACATCCACGGCCAGCCGCACCGTTCCATCGAAGCCGATCACGCCACGCGCGCGGCCCGCATTCTCGATCAGACCTTCCTGCCGCATCACGTCGAGTGGCGTGATCTCCAGACGATGGAGAACGCCGCCGAGGCCATCCAAGTCATGCGCGTGCGTGGCGCGCCACTCATCGGTGCCACTGCCAGCTTCGGCATGTTCTTCGCGCTGCGCGATGATGCCTCCGACGCTGCTTTGCAGCGTGCTTATGACGTTTTACACGCCACACGCCCCACCGCGGTGAATCTGCGCTGGGCACTGGATCGCGTGAAGCGCGTCGTCTCGCCGCTTCCAGTCGAAAAACGTGCCGACGCGGCCTGGAGCGAGGCTTTGGCCATCTGCGATGAAGACGTGCGGACCAATCACGCCATCGGCAGACACGCTCTGGAGCTGTTCCGCGCCATCCAGTCGAAGAAAGCCGACCCCACCACGCCGTTGAACGTCATGACACACTGCAATGCCGGCTGGCTGGCCGCCGTGGACTGGGGCATGGCGTTGGCACCCGTTTATCAAGCACACGACGCAGGCATGAACATCCATGTTTGGGTCAGTGAGACGCGACCGCGCGGCCAGGGAGCCTCGCTCACCGCCTGGGAGCTGCGCGAGCACGGCGTGCCGCACACCTTGATCGTCGATAACAACGCCGGACACCTCCTCCAGCGCGGTCTCGTCGATCTTGTCATCGTCGGGGCCGACCGCGTCACCGCGCAGGGCGATGTGGCGAACAAGATCGGCACCTATCTCAAAGCGCTGGCCGCCAAAGCCCACAACGTGCCGTTTTACGTCGCCCTGCCCGCCAGTACCATCGACTGGACCATCATCGACGGCATCCGCGACATCCCCATCGAGCAGCGCAGCGCCCACGAAGTCACCCACATGTCCGGTTTGAACGCCGAAGGCATGCGCCAGGAAATTCTGATCACTCCCGCAGGCACCCAGGCCCGCAATGATGGCTTCGATGTCACGCCTGCCAGCCTCGTCACGGCGCTCGTCACCGAGCATGGTGTGTTCGGGGCAAATGTGGAATCCCTGAGGCGATTGCAGAGCAAGCTTTGA
- a CDS encoding YkvA family protein, producing the protein MSTTKGEHDLSIEKVSQRAQDIEGKLPKLKTLFEQGKIMLGMVKDYWNGSYREVPYWAISAVSLALLYVLNPADVLPDVLLGVGYLDDATVVAFCLKLVQREIERYQEWVAAKTKGGGGKVVDV; encoded by the coding sequence ATGAGCACCACCAAAGGCGAGCACGATCTGAGCATCGAGAAAGTCAGCCAGCGCGCACAAGACATCGAGGGCAAGCTGCCGAAGCTCAAGACGCTGTTTGAGCAGGGGAAGATCATGCTGGGCATGGTGAAGGATTACTGGAACGGCTCCTACCGCGAGGTTCCCTACTGGGCGATCAGCGCGGTGTCACTGGCGCTGCTCTATGTGCTCAATCCAGCGGATGTGCTGCCGGATGTGCTGCTGGGCGTGGGGTATCTGGATGATGCGACGGTGGTGGCGTTCTGCCTGAAACTGGTGCAGCGGGAGATTGAGCGTTATCAGGAGTGGGTGGCGGCGAAGACGAAGGGTGGAGGCGGCAAGGTGGTGGATGTTTGA
- a CDS encoding discoidin domain-containing protein: protein MKNSIHILTGLALVITLASCGKTEDKKAEGAAAAPAAAAVPAGDLEEIKLEFPKPMFIGTPVPAELPNLEKADPSKVVKSFQAPKGTVNLAKGKKVSSSDSAPIIGDLTLVTDGDADGADGSFVELMPGKQWVQIDLGAPANIYKIAMWHYHKQAQAYIDVLVQVSDDAEFKTGVTTLFNSDHDDTSALGKGGDPAYVETNHGRVIDAKGTKARYVRLWSNGNTSNDMNHYCEVQVYGTPAK, encoded by the coding sequence ATGAAAAACAGCATCCACATCCTCACGGGCCTCGCGCTCGTCATCACCCTTGCCTCCTGCGGCAAGACCGAAGACAAAAAGGCCGAAGGCGCCGCCGCTGCTCCTGCAGCCGCCGCCGTTCCAGCCGGTGACCTCGAAGAAATCAAACTCGAGTTCCCCAAGCCCATGTTCATCGGCACCCCGGTGCCTGCTGAGCTGCCAAACCTCGAAAAAGCCGACCCAAGCAAGGTGGTGAAGTCCTTCCAGGCTCCCAAGGGCACTGTGAACCTCGCCAAAGGCAAGAAAGTCAGCAGCTCCGACTCTGCTCCGATCATCGGCGATCTCACCCTCGTCACCGACGGCGATGCCGATGGCGCTGACGGTTCCTTCGTCGAGCTCATGCCCGGCAAACAGTGGGTGCAGATCGACCTCGGCGCTCCGGCCAACATTTACAAGATCGCCATGTGGCACTACCACAAGCAGGCCCAGGCCTACATCGACGTGCTCGTGCAGGTTTCTGACGACGCTGAGTTCAAGACCGGTGTCACCACCCTGTTCAACTCCGACCACGACGACACCTCCGCCCTCGGCAAAGGTGGCGATCCTGCTTACGTCGAAACCAACCACGGCCGCGTCATCGACGCCAAAGGCACCAAGGCCCGCTACGTGCGCCTCTGGAGCAACGGCAACACCAGCAACGACATGAACCACTACTGTGAAGTTCAGGTCTATGGCACCCCTGCCAAGTAA
- a CDS encoding Gfo/Idh/MocA family oxidoreductase: MNSQPLPSPTATAPLSRFMDRRGFLRTSALTSSGLYLATSKSAVAQQTAPGRTIKCALVGCGAQGNKALRVASKDVPGIQWVAMCDIWKYSIAQARGGFLSENKHQVEGEIKIYEDINEMLDKEPSIEAVFIATPDFLHAPYSRLCLEKGKSVYCEKMMSNTLDGARDMVRAGKANSGIFQIGHQRHSNPRYINLRDNIIKPGKMLGRVTHAYAQWNRGVSGSAPQGAVKGYDIPADVLAKHGYGSIEEFRNWRFFSKYGGGPLSDLGAHQIDMFNWMYESTPVSVIASGGVDYFDGSEGRPKFELPDNMMCIYEFKTPQGALRAYYQVLTTTGSQGAYEKHMGVGGTAIISELDTSGNQLYAEPGQAWDEFAGGENPPILKAADKAKNKFWEHPRDWEKPKAPSYGAVSVADVRESKALAQWELGVKLSRKPHAPHVQNFIEAVQMKKPEHLTCNVEAAFKSCVTVLKAYESIKTGSKYIFTPEDFQA; the protein is encoded by the coding sequence ATGAATTCCCAGCCTCTCCCCTCTCCCACAGCCACAGCGCCGCTGTCCCGCTTCATGGATCGTCGCGGCTTCCTCCGCACCAGCGCCCTGACCAGCAGCGGCCTTTACCTCGCCACCAGCAAAAGTGCCGTCGCGCAGCAGACAGCCCCGGGCCGCACCATCAAGTGCGCCCTCGTCGGCTGCGGCGCGCAGGGCAACAAAGCGCTCCGTGTTGCCTCCAAAGACGTGCCCGGCATCCAATGGGTGGCTATGTGCGACATCTGGAAATACTCCATCGCCCAGGCGCGTGGCGGCTTCCTCAGCGAAAACAAGCACCAGGTCGAAGGCGAGATCAAAATCTACGAGGACATCAATGAGATGCTCGACAAGGAGCCGTCCATTGAGGCCGTCTTCATCGCCACGCCCGACTTCCTGCACGCGCCCTATTCGCGCCTCTGCCTCGAAAAAGGCAAAAGCGTGTACTGCGAAAAAATGATGAGCAACACGCTCGACGGCGCGCGTGACATGGTGCGCGCTGGCAAGGCGAACAGCGGCATCTTCCAGATCGGCCACCAGCGCCACTCGAACCCGCGCTACATCAACCTGCGCGACAACATCATCAAGCCCGGCAAGATGCTCGGCCGCGTCACCCACGCTTATGCGCAATGGAACCGCGGCGTCTCCGGCAGCGCCCCTCAGGGAGCCGTGAAAGGCTACGACATCCCCGCTGACGTTCTCGCGAAGCACGGCTACGGCAGCATCGAAGAGTTCCGCAACTGGCGTTTCTTTTCCAAATACGGCGGCGGTCCGCTCTCCGATCTCGGTGCGCACCAGATCGACATGTTCAACTGGATGTACGAGTCCACCCCGGTCTCCGTCATCGCCTCCGGCGGCGTCGATTACTTCGACGGCAGCGAAGGCCGCCCGAAATTCGAGCTGCCTGACAACATGATGTGCATCTACGAATTCAAAACCCCGCAGGGTGCCCTCCGCGCCTACTACCAGGTGCTCACCACCACGGGTTCCCAAGGTGCGTATGAAAAGCACATGGGCGTCGGTGGCACCGCCATCATTTCCGAACTCGACACCTCCGGCAACCAGCTCTACGCCGAACCCGGCCAGGCTTGGGACGAATTCGCCGGTGGTGAAAACCCGCCCATTCTCAAGGCCGCCGACAAAGCCAAGAACAAGTTCTGGGAACATCCCCGCGACTGGGAAAAACCCAAAGCGCCATCCTACGGTGCTGTCAGTGTCGCCGATGTGCGCGAGAGCAAGGCCCTGGCCCAATGGGAACTCGGTGTGAAGCTCAGCCGCAAGCCGCACGCGCCGCATGTGCAGAATTTCATCGAAGCCGTGCAGATGAAGAAACCCGAGCATCTCACCTGCAACGTCGAAGCCGCCTTCAAATCCTGCGTCACCGTGCTCAAGGCCTACGAATCCATCAAGACCGGCAGCAAATACATCTTCACCCCCGAAGACTTCCAAGCCTAA
- a CDS encoding TQO small subunit DoxD — protein sequence MSDSSSSNCCGNSGYAFAHLLLRLWVGMRLFMAGLDKFRWGNGATTTFGLENYPKKTEPLAKLMADNSFLPEAACKGFAASIGYVLIPVGIWVAIGICTEFGLLAAGLVFLALGFGLAALPDDTEVVTNIGLSVLIVAAALVTSKAKTFSLDGILARKKSA from the coding sequence ATGTCTGACTCTTCCTCCTCCAATTGCTGTGGCAATTCTGGCTACGCCTTTGCCCACCTCCTCCTTCGTCTTTGGGTCGGCATGCGTCTGTTCATGGCGGGCCTCGACAAGTTTCGCTGGGGCAATGGAGCCACCACCACGTTTGGTCTGGAGAATTATCCGAAGAAAACCGAGCCGCTGGCCAAGCTCATGGCGGACAACAGCTTCCTCCCTGAGGCAGCGTGCAAAGGCTTCGCCGCCAGCATTGGCTACGTCCTCATTCCGGTCGGCATCTGGGTGGCCATCGGCATCTGCACCGAGTTCGGGCTCCTTGCCGCCGGCCTGGTGTTCCTCGCGCTTGGCTTCGGTCTTGCCGCATTGCCGGATGACACCGAAGTCGTCACCAACATCGGCCTCTCCGTCCTCATCGTGGCCGCGGCGCTCGTGACCTCGAAGGCGAAGACCTTCTCCCTCGATGGCATCCTTGCTCGCAAGAAGTCCGCCTAA
- a CDS encoding cyclic nucleotide-binding domain-containing protein, which translates to MSSLSTPKLPAQGILEPLGDEDRDILSGYGEFLPVQPGQHLIEEGQQQNSLFFVVSGKFHATAMRGGHKVLLGSIQKGETIGEINLLDPNVASASVTAVEFSQVWRIDGESLEGYINEYPRAAAWLLIGVGRTISHRLRAVNEKIAAFYSA; encoded by the coding sequence ATGAGCTCACTCTCGACTCCCAAGCTCCCTGCCCAAGGCATTCTTGAACCCCTCGGCGACGAGGATCGTGACATCCTGAGCGGCTACGGCGAATTCCTTCCCGTGCAGCCCGGCCAGCACCTCATTGAGGAAGGCCAGCAGCAGAACAGCCTCTTCTTCGTTGTCTCCGGCAAGTTCCACGCCACCGCCATGCGTGGCGGCCACAAGGTGCTCCTCGGCTCGATTCAGAAAGGCGAAACGATTGGAGAAATCAATTTGCTCGATCCGAACGTCGCCAGCGCCAGTGTCACTGCCGTCGAATTTTCCCAAGTCTGGCGCATCGACGGGGAAAGCCTCGAAGGGTACATCAACGAATATCCACGAGCCGCCGCCTGGCTGCTTATCGGCGTGGGCCGCACCATCTCCCATCGTCTGCGTGCGGTGAATGAGAAGATCGCCGCCTTCTACAGCGCATGA
- a CDS encoding DUF3307 domain-containing protein has translation MSGLLPFPPTNSLEALQLIFLLFAGHALMDYPLQGEFLSSCKNRHLLMKRQDPTRPVGIWPVCMTAHCLIHGATVWAITGCFVVGCIELVLHWIIDYAKCENWTTLNQDQALHCICKIGYVIAAMLV, from the coding sequence ATGTCCGGCCTGTTGCCATTTCCCCCCACTAATTCGCTGGAAGCCCTCCAGCTCATTTTCCTGCTGTTCGCCGGCCACGCGCTGATGGATTATCCTTTGCAGGGTGAGTTCCTCTCCTCCTGCAAAAACCGCCACCTGCTCATGAAGCGACAGGATCCCACGCGACCGGTGGGAATCTGGCCCGTTTGCATGACGGCGCACTGCCTGATCCACGGAGCCACCGTCTGGGCCATCACCGGCTGTTTTGTCGTCGGTTGCATCGAGTTAGTCCTGCACTGGATCATCGACTACGCCAAGTGTGAGAACTGGACCACGCTCAATCAGGATCAGGCCCTGCACTGCATCTGCAAGATCGGCTACGTCATCGCGGCCATGCTGGTTTGA
- a CDS encoding alkaline phosphatase family protein → MQRTAILNVVGLTTRLIGEHTPAIRAFLERNRSTLIEPVLPAVTCTAQATYLTGRLPRDHGAVANGWYDREYAEHRFWKQPEQLMQGEKLWEALRRVDPQFTCAKLFWWFNMYSTADISITPRPLYPADGRKVFDIHTQPMPLRDRIKKDLGPFPFRSFWGPGSDIKSSIWIAESAKWIEEKHWPGLSLVYLPHLDYNLQRVGIDMEKIRFDLRQIDNVVGDLIRFYETRNIKVVLLSEYGITNVEQPIHLNRVFRERGWLSIKDELGRETLDLGGSKAFAIADHQIAHVYVNDQSLLANVRGALETTPGVAQVLGKMEKHLHGLNHERSGDLIAIADAKSWFTYYYWQDDRKAPDFARCVDIHRKCGYDPVELFLDPQLKWPKLKIAGKLAKKAIGQRMLMDVIPLDASLVKGSHGRIPEDRSDWPVLIGDFDQLPRTGILAAHEVCNHLFRLCSSGHGYGNVGL, encoded by the coding sequence ATGCAGCGGACAGCGATTTTAAACGTCGTCGGCCTCACCACGCGGCTCATCGGCGAGCACACCCCGGCGATCCGTGCGTTTCTGGAGCGCAACCGCTCCACGCTCATCGAGCCGGTGCTCCCCGCCGTCACCTGCACAGCCCAGGCCACTTATCTGACCGGCAGACTGCCGCGTGATCACGGTGCCGTCGCCAACGGCTGGTATGACCGCGAGTACGCCGAGCACCGCTTCTGGAAGCAGCCCGAGCAGCTCATGCAGGGCGAAAAACTGTGGGAGGCGCTCCGCCGTGTCGATCCGCAGTTCACCTGCGCGAAGCTGTTTTGGTGGTTCAACATGTATTCCACCGCCGACATCTCCATCACGCCGCGTCCGCTCTATCCCGCCGATGGCCGCAAGGTCTTCGACATCCACACGCAGCCCATGCCGCTGCGAGACCGCATCAAAAAAGACCTCGGGCCCTTCCCCTTCCGCAGCTTCTGGGGCCCCGGCTCCGACATCAAATCCTCCATCTGGATCGCCGAAAGCGCCAAATGGATCGAGGAAAAGCACTGGCCCGGCCTCTCGCTCGTTTACCTCCCGCATCTCGACTACAACCTCCAGCGCGTCGGCATCGACATGGAAAAAATCCGTTTCGACCTGCGCCAGATCGACAACGTCGTCGGCGATCTCATCCGCTTCTACGAGACGCGGAACATCAAAGTCGTCCTCCTCTCTGAATACGGCATCACCAACGTCGAACAGCCCATCCACCTGAACCGCGTCTTCCGCGAACGCGGCTGGCTCAGCATCAAAGACGAGCTGGGCCGCGAAACCCTCGACCTCGGCGGCTCCAAAGCCTTCGCCATCGCCGATCATCAGATCGCCCATGTCTATGTGAACGATCAGAGCCTCCTCGCCAACGTCCGCGGTGCGCTCGAAACCACGCCCGGCGTCGCCCAGGTGCTCGGCAAGATGGAAAAACATCTCCACGGCCTCAATCACGAACGCAGCGGCGATCTCATCGCCATCGCCGACGCCAAGAGCTGGTTCACCTACTACTACTGGCAGGACGACCGCAAAGCCCCCGACTTCGCCCGCTGCGTCGATATCCACCGCAAATGCGGCTACGACCCCGTCGAGCTCTTCCTCGATCCGCAGCTCAAGTGGCCCAAGCTCAAGATCGCCGGCAAGCTCGCCAAAAAAGCCATCGGTCAGCGCATGCTCATGGACGTCATCCCGCTCGATGCATCGCTCGTCAAAGGCTCCCACGGCCGCATCCCCGAAGACCGCAGCGACTGGCCCGTTCTCATCGGCGACTTCGACCAGCTCCCCCGCACCGGCATCCTCGCCGCCCACGAAGTCTGCAACCACCTCTTCCGCCTCTGCTCCAGCGGGCATGGGTATGGCAATGTGGGGTTGTGA
- a CDS encoding transposase has protein sequence MLPDDLRPGLHAYLGGILRDLGGTAVEINSEPDHVHLLFLASRAETLSDVVGQLKTGSNLWLQEQRPELHPFHWQNGYGAFSVSPSAVEDVRDYIRRQREHHRMMTFQDEYRKFLVKHGIEFDERHVWD, from the coding sequence CTGCTCCCCGACGATCTTCGCCCCGGACTCCACGCCTACCTCGGCGGCATCCTCCGCGATCTCGGCGGCACGGCGGTCGAGATCAATTCCGAACCGGATCATGTGCACCTCCTCTTCCTCGCCTCCCGCGCCGAGACGTTGAGCGATGTCGTAGGCCAGCTCAAAACCGGTTCCAACCTCTGGCTCCAGGAGCAACGGCCCGAGTTGCACCCTTTCCATTGGCAGAACGGCTACGGTGCCTTCTCCGTCAGCCCGTCTGCCGTCGAGGACGTGCGCGATTACATCCGCCGCCAGCGCGAGCATCATCGCATGATGACGTTCCAGGACGAATACCGCAAATTCCTCGTTAAACACGGCATTGAGTTCGACGAACGGCATGTGTGGGATTGA
- the thiS gene encoding sulfur carrier protein ThiS: MKITLNGEKREFEAPQTVKSLLVTVGLAGKPVVVEQNQAALLPREIETATVSDGDVIEIVQITAGG, encoded by the coding sequence ATGAAGATCACTTTGAACGGAGAGAAACGTGAGTTTGAAGCACCGCAGACGGTGAAGTCGCTGCTGGTGACTGTAGGACTCGCAGGCAAGCCGGTGGTGGTGGAGCAGAATCAAGCCGCGCTGCTGCCGCGTGAGATTGAGACCGCCACGGTGAGTGATGGCGACGTGATCGAGATCGTGCAGATCACGGCGGGGGGTTAG
- the thiH gene encoding 2-iminoacetate synthase ThiH, whose product MQTSFIPTLDALPQRKSPLMERFAALLESKGPAQIEAMARESRMITRRNFGKTMRLFAPLYVSNECVNNCSYCGFSRDNNAILRVTLTVDQVVAEAKHLVAQGFRNILLVAGEHPRFVSDGYLEECIRALRDLVPTIGIEVGPMEAPEYERMVKAGAEGLVVYQETYDRGVYEQMHTAGPKKDFDWRLACPERGYAGGFRRIGIGALFGLSDWRLEALRLAAHLEHLYKHCWKSTFTVAFPRLRPAAGGFTPMTDFPDWALVQTICAFRLTFPEVGIILSTRESAPLRDALAPLGITVMSAGSHTEPGGYTGAGNDDLHLTVRGKRVEVEVKADTNRAEGQFGIADQRSAQSVAEMLRQSGLDPVWKDWDASILATMIA is encoded by the coding sequence ATGCAAACCTCCTTCATTCCCACGCTTGATGCCCTCCCACAGCGCAAATCGCCGCTGATGGAGCGGTTTGCGGCGTTGCTGGAGTCGAAGGGGCCGGCGCAGATCGAGGCGATGGCGCGGGAGTCGAGGATGATCACGCGGCGGAATTTTGGGAAGACGATGCGGCTGTTTGCGCCGCTGTATGTTTCCAATGAGTGCGTGAACAACTGCAGCTACTGCGGCTTCTCGCGGGACAACAATGCGATCCTGCGCGTGACACTCACGGTGGATCAAGTCGTGGCCGAGGCGAAGCATCTCGTGGCACAGGGCTTTCGGAATATCCTGCTCGTGGCGGGGGAGCATCCGCGGTTTGTGAGTGATGGCTATCTGGAGGAGTGCATTCGGGCGCTGCGTGATTTGGTGCCGACGATTGGCATCGAGGTCGGGCCGATGGAGGCACCGGAGTATGAGCGCATGGTCAAGGCGGGCGCGGAAGGACTCGTGGTGTATCAGGAGACGTATGATCGCGGCGTGTATGAGCAGATGCACACGGCGGGGCCGAAGAAGGACTTCGACTGGCGGCTGGCGTGCCCGGAACGTGGTTATGCGGGTGGATTTCGTCGCATCGGCATCGGCGCGTTGTTTGGATTGAGCGACTGGCGGCTTGAGGCGCTGCGACTGGCGGCGCATTTGGAGCATCTTTATAAACACTGCTGGAAATCGACCTTCACGGTGGCGTTTCCGCGCTTGCGGCCGGCGGCAGGTGGATTCACCCCGATGACGGATTTTCCGGACTGGGCGCTGGTGCAGACGATCTGCGCGTTTCGCCTCACGTTCCCGGAGGTGGGCATCATTTTGAGCACGCGTGAGTCCGCACCGCTGCGCGACGCGCTGGCCCCGCTGGGCATCACGGTGATGAGCGCGGGCAGTCACACCGAACCGGGAGGTTACACGGGCGCAGGGAACGACGACCTGCATCTCACCGTGCGCGGCAAGCGCGTCGAAGTCGAAGTGAAGGCCGACACGAATCGTGCGGAAGGCCAGTTTGGCATCGCGGATCAGCGTTCGGCGCAAAGCGTGGCCGAGATGCTGCGCCAGAGCGGTCTTGATCCCGTGTGGAAGGATTGGGATGCGTCGATTCTCGCAACGATGATCGCTTGA
- a CDS encoding VOC family protein produces the protein MKPEKVKFMIMAADMKRAVAFYRDVIGLEEIFVSDFWTELRHGDAIVALHGGHDGSRNPTGLSFQYEDVLAMAEKVTKAGATILQSPQQREGEPILLGVFRDAEGNEVFMTQYVG, from the coding sequence ATGAAACCCGAAAAAGTGAAATTCATGATCATGGCCGCCGACATGAAGCGTGCGGTGGCCTTCTATCGCGATGTGATCGGCCTCGAAGAAATCTTTGTGAGCGATTTCTGGACGGAACTGCGGCATGGCGACGCGATTGTGGCCCTGCACGGCGGTCACGACGGCTCGCGCAATCCGACGGGACTGAGTTTTCAATATGAGGACGTGCTGGCGATGGCTGAGAAGGTCACAAAGGCCGGTGCCACGATCCTTCAATCGCCGCAGCAGCGGGAAGGCGAGCCGATTTTGCTCGGTGTCTTCCGTGATGCCGAGGGCAACGAGGTCTTCATGACGCAGTATGTTGGGTGA